From Streptomyces sp. TLI_105, the proteins below share one genomic window:
- a CDS encoding SpoIIE family protein phosphatase gives MTTPGAGEQYLGTPFSLGAMATAVLDHGGEIIGWDAAAEDLYGYPAEEVLGRPARTFLVPVDGRTLFAPDRPIGSWGEKWALRKRDGSVVHVVLYVLRLGPAEARPTTAAWGVVSVEAGQMERWATDQAMLAGLSTQSPISLTVIDADARVQWVNPATEAKFGIGREDYFGLQAREILPHGEFISPGPPGRSYESVIDHVLRTGEPVIDLHYRSSLPGDPPTRRHVWSCSYFRLQDATGHHLGVCESAFEITARYEALRRLELLSRSSGIGTTLDGVRTCEELVAAVVPDLADAARVDLAESVLAGEEPGPWSASTPCRRVTGGNSAGHDGAPGGEFPAGGRQLVLPLTAGAARFGTVTLLRTARRDPFTDADRALAAELVAHTAVCVDNGRRYARERATALLFQRNLLPQELPEHTAVEAAHHYVPGAGPTGVGGDWYDVIPLSGARVGLVVGDVVGHGLHAAVTMGRLRTTVRALAALDLAPEELLSRLDDLVGQARIGLDPKETDGTDPAVGARCLYLVYDAVHGRCAAASAGHLPPVLVAPGGPAAPLEMPVGLPLGVGGLPFESAEFAIAEDSLLALFTDGLVTGADHDPDTGITGLCRMLSEHQSLPPIALRDRVVASGLPADTRDDAALLLVRVHALAEDHMAGWRIDPDPAKVAGARASTNAQLEHWGLDAVGFAVELIVSELVTNAIRYGAPPVDLRLLRDKDRALICEVSDSRETSPHLRRARPDEEGGRGLFLVAQLADHWGTRYTREGKTIWAEVPIGADDGGPDPFGGVFGDVLGE, from the coding sequence ATGACAACGCCCGGGGCAGGAGAGCAGTACCTCGGCACTCCCTTCAGCCTGGGGGCCATGGCCACCGCCGTGCTCGACCACGGGGGCGAGATCATCGGCTGGGACGCCGCGGCCGAGGACCTCTACGGGTACCCGGCCGAGGAGGTCCTCGGGAGGCCGGCCCGTACGTTCCTCGTCCCCGTCGACGGCCGCACCCTCTTCGCGCCCGACCGGCCCATCGGCTCCTGGGGCGAGAAGTGGGCCCTGCGCAAGCGCGACGGGAGCGTCGTGCACGTGGTGCTGTACGTCCTGCGGCTCGGACCCGCCGAGGCCCGGCCGACCACCGCGGCCTGGGGCGTCGTGTCCGTCGAGGCCGGGCAGATGGAGCGCTGGGCGACCGACCAGGCCATGCTGGCCGGACTGTCCACCCAGTCGCCGATCTCGCTGACCGTGATCGACGCGGACGCCCGTGTGCAATGGGTCAACCCCGCGACGGAAGCCAAGTTCGGCATCGGGCGCGAGGACTATTTCGGCCTTCAGGCGCGGGAGATCCTCCCCCACGGCGAGTTCATCTCCCCGGGTCCGCCCGGCCGCTCGTACGAATCGGTGATCGACCACGTCCTCCGCACCGGTGAACCCGTGATCGACCTCCACTACCGGAGTTCCCTGCCGGGCGACCCTCCCACCCGCCGGCACGTCTGGTCCTGTTCCTACTTCCGGCTGCAGGACGCCACCGGCCACCACCTGGGCGTGTGCGAGTCGGCCTTCGAGATCACCGCGCGCTACGAGGCCCTGCGCCGTCTTGAGCTGCTGAGCCGCTCCTCCGGCATCGGGACGACACTGGACGGGGTCCGGACGTGCGAGGAACTCGTCGCCGCGGTCGTCCCCGATCTCGCGGACGCGGCCCGGGTCGACCTGGCCGAGTCCGTACTCGCGGGCGAGGAACCCGGCCCCTGGAGCGCGTCGACCCCCTGCCGCCGGGTCACCGGCGGAAACAGCGCAGGCCACGACGGCGCACCCGGGGGAGAGTTCCCCGCCGGCGGCAGGCAGCTCGTCCTTCCCCTGACGGCCGGAGCCGCGAGATTCGGGACGGTCACCCTGCTGCGTACCGCCCGGAGGGACCCCTTCACCGACGCCGACCGCGCCCTGGCCGCCGAACTGGTCGCCCACACGGCGGTGTGCGTCGACAACGGACGGCGCTACGCCCGCGAGCGCGCCACCGCCCTGCTCTTCCAGCGCAATCTGCTCCCGCAGGAGCTGCCCGAGCACACGGCGGTGGAGGCCGCCCACCACTACGTCCCCGGCGCGGGGCCCACGGGCGTGGGCGGCGACTGGTACGACGTGATCCCGCTGTCCGGCGCCCGCGTCGGGCTCGTGGTGGGCGACGTGGTGGGCCACGGGCTGCACGCCGCCGTCACGATGGGCCGGCTGCGGACGACCGTGCGCGCCCTCGCCGCGCTCGACCTCGCCCCCGAGGAACTCCTCAGCAGACTCGACGACCTCGTCGGGCAGGCCCGCATCGGCCTCGACCCGAAGGAGACCGACGGCACGGACCCGGCGGTGGGAGCGCGATGCCTGTACCTCGTGTACGACGCCGTCCACGGGCGGTGCGCCGCGGCGAGTGCCGGTCATCTGCCGCCGGTCCTGGTCGCCCCCGGCGGGCCCGCCGCGCCCCTGGAGATGCCTGTGGGCCTGCCCCTGGGCGTCGGCGGTCTGCCCTTCGAGTCCGCGGAGTTCGCGATCGCGGAGGACAGCCTGCTCGCGCTGTTCACGGACGGACTGGTGACGGGCGCCGACCATGATCCCGACACCGGGATCACCGGCCTGTGCCGGATGCTGAGCGAGCACCAGAGTCTTCCGCCCATCGCGCTCCGGGACCGGGTCGTCGCGTCCGGGCTCCCCGCCGACACGCGCGACGACGCCGCCCTCCTCCTTGTCCGCGTCCACGCCCTGGCCGAGGACCACATGGCCGGCTGGCGCATCGACCCGGACCCGGCGAAGGTGGCCGGCGCCCGCGCGTCCACGAACGCCCAGCTGGAGCACTGGGGCCTCGACGCCGTCGGCTTCGCCGTCGAGCTGATCGTCAGCGAACTCGTCACCAACGCCATCCGGTACGGGGCTCCGCCGGTGGACCTGCGGCTCCTGCGGGACAAGGACCGGGCACTGATCTGCGAGGTGTCGGACAGCCGGGAGACCTCGCCGCACCTGCGGCGGGCCCGGCCGGACGAGGAGGGCGGCCGCGGACTCTTCCTCGTCGCCCAGCTCGCCGACCACTGGGGCACGCGCTACACGCGCGAGGGGAAGACGATCTGGGCCGAGGTCCCGATCGGCGCGGACGACGGGGGCCCCGACCCCTTCGGAGGCGTCTTCGGCGACGTGCTCGGCGAGTGA
- a CDS encoding alpha/beta fold hydrolase has product MTASDGNPSVNGRAEATESSTLPLDDGDMHVCQDGPLDAPALLLIHGSASSTRSWNPMVPLLTGAHRVIRIDLPGHGRSAEPVDRGYAVPDQARRVGEALDRLGVEHAVVVGHSSGGAVATALAEHRPDLVTALALVNTGPGLGAFIAPQPAAVGPSQWPPSDEQLRHFASTAVSRADYRLPEELLDDVRDMTHHTFTATMSATRSYLEQRALPDRLTVLGKPLLVLFGEDDRRWRSSSASDYRAVPGAKVELLPGLGHSPLLEDPQRTATRLLAFTALHAVRVD; this is encoded by the coding sequence ATGACTGCTTCTGACGGGAACCCGTCCGTGAACGGCCGCGCCGAGGCCACCGAGAGTTCGACTCTGCCGCTGGACGACGGCGACATGCACGTGTGCCAGGACGGCCCCCTCGACGCCCCCGCACTCCTGCTCATCCACGGGTCGGCATCCTCGACCCGCTCGTGGAACCCGATGGTTCCGCTGCTGACCGGCGCTCACCGCGTCATCCGGATCGACCTGCCCGGGCACGGGCGGTCGGCCGAACCGGTCGACCGCGGCTACGCGGTACCGGACCAGGCACGCCGGGTCGGCGAGGCGCTGGACCGGCTCGGCGTCGAGCACGCCGTGGTCGTCGGTCATTCCAGCGGCGGCGCCGTCGCCACCGCCCTCGCCGAACACCGGCCCGACCTGGTGACCGCGCTCGCGCTCGTCAACACCGGCCCCGGCCTGGGCGCCTTCATCGCACCGCAGCCCGCCGCCGTCGGCCCTTCGCAGTGGCCGCCGAGCGACGAGCAGCTCCGCCACTTCGCGAGCACCGCGGTCAGCCGCGCCGACTACCGGCTCCCGGAGGAACTCCTGGACGACGTACGCGACATGACCCACCACACGTTCACCGCGACGATGTCGGCCACGCGCTCCTACCTGGAGCAGCGGGCGCTGCCGGACCGGCTGACGGTCCTGGGCAAGCCGCTGCTCGTGCTCTTCGGCGAGGACGACCGCAGGTGGCGCTCCTCGTCCGCCTCCGACTACCGCGCCGTCCCGGGCGCGAAGGTCGAGCTGCTGCCCGGCCTCGGGCACTCGCCCCTGCTCGAGGATCCGCAGCGGACCGCCACCCGGCTGCTGGCCTTCACCGCGCTCCACGCCGTACGGGTGGACTGA
- a CDS encoding helix-turn-helix domain-containing protein has protein sequence MQTFAHGAALWDVECPRRPSRVAGVTMAGFRVPDLDALRMVPHPAVTLLLDFGGGTSVLDCATGQQRGSLVAGPGLGSGGAVRARGENVECVQVRLSPVIARAVLGASPADFDGAVVPLESLWGREASRIRERLADVSSWQERFGLTDLLLARRYEAGPAVDPEVAWAWRRIVAGRGLTRIDGLAAEVGWNRKRLWSRFRSQLGLPPKRAAKLVRFDHAAHRLVAGEGAAHVAAATGYADQSHLHRDVMALTGATPASVAGEPFLAVDDIAWPTRETAATAYASRKPRLGPRQK, from the coding sequence ATGCAGACGTTCGCGCACGGTGCGGCCCTGTGGGACGTCGAGTGCCCGCGGCGGCCCAGCCGGGTGGCCGGTGTCACCATGGCGGGCTTCCGTGTCCCCGACCTGGACGCGCTCCGGATGGTCCCGCACCCGGCCGTGACACTGCTCCTGGACTTCGGCGGCGGGACATCCGTCCTCGACTGTGCCACGGGGCAGCAGCGGGGAAGCCTCGTCGCAGGACCCGGGCTCGGATCCGGAGGCGCGGTCCGGGCGCGGGGGGAGAACGTCGAGTGCGTGCAGGTGCGCCTCTCCCCGGTGATCGCGCGCGCGGTTCTGGGCGCTTCTCCCGCCGACTTCGACGGTGCCGTCGTGCCGCTGGAGAGCCTGTGGGGCCGGGAGGCCTCCCGGATCCGCGAGCGACTCGCCGATGTCTCCTCGTGGCAGGAGCGCTTCGGCTTGACGGACCTGCTGCTGGCACGCCGGTACGAGGCGGGGCCGGCGGTCGACCCGGAGGTGGCCTGGGCCTGGCGCCGGATCGTCGCCGGCCGTGGCCTGACCCGGATCGACGGTCTCGCGGCCGAGGTCGGGTGGAACCGGAAGCGGCTGTGGTCCCGGTTCCGGTCACAACTCGGCCTGCCGCCCAAGCGCGCCGCGAAGCTGGTCCGCTTCGACCACGCCGCCCATCGCCTGGTCGCGGGCGAAGGCGCGGCCCACGTCGCGGCCGCCACCGGCTACGCCGACCAGTCCCACCTGCACCGGGACGTCATGGCGCTCACCGGGGCGACCCCCGCGAGCGTGGCCGGCGAGCCGTTCCTCGCCGTCGACGACATCGCCTGGCCCACCCGCGAGACAGCCGCGACGGCCTACGCCTCCAGGAAGCCCCGACTCGGCCCCCGCCAGAAGTGA
- a CDS encoding alpha/beta fold hydrolase has translation MTWSERTVERDGVRLSCRDWGGSGPPVVLLHGLAGHAGEWDALARDLSSRHRVVAVDQRGHGASERLPGEVSRAAYVADAVAVLDQLDLRQPVLVGQSLGGHTAMLTAAAHPRLVRALVLVEAGPGGPNPNVQAEIGGWLDSWPTPFPSRKAAVDFLGGGAVGEGWAAGLEEHGSGWWPRFDRDVMVDSLAENARRSFWDEWARVTCPVLAVLGQSGIIPPQESEAMLRQCPGATAVSVPGTGHDVHLERPDVLRHLLREFLDELAAHPAHERP, from the coding sequence ATGACCTGGTCCGAACGCACCGTGGAACGCGACGGCGTCCGCCTGTCCTGTCGCGACTGGGGAGGCTCGGGGCCACCCGTCGTCCTGCTGCACGGACTGGCCGGACACGCGGGCGAATGGGACGCCCTCGCCCGGGACCTGAGCTCCCGTCACCGGGTCGTCGCCGTCGACCAGCGCGGCCACGGCGCCAGCGAGCGCCTGCCGGGCGAGGTGAGCCGTGCCGCGTACGTGGCGGATGCCGTCGCCGTACTCGACCAGCTCGACCTCCGGCAACCCGTCCTGGTGGGTCAGTCCCTGGGCGGCCACACCGCCATGCTCACCGCCGCCGCACACCCCCGCCTCGTACGCGCTCTCGTCCTGGTCGAAGCCGGCCCCGGCGGACCGAACCCGAACGTGCAGGCCGAGATCGGCGGATGGCTCGACTCATGGCCGACGCCGTTCCCCTCGCGGAAGGCCGCCGTCGACTTCCTCGGCGGCGGTGCGGTCGGCGAGGGCTGGGCCGCCGGCCTGGAGGAACACGGGAGCGGCTGGTGGCCCCGCTTCGACCGGGACGTCATGGTCGACTCGCTGGCCGAGAACGCCCGGCGCTCCTTCTGGGACGAGTGGGCGAGGGTCACGTGTCCGGTCCTGGCCGTCCTGGGCCAGTCCGGCATCATCCCTCCGCAGGAGTCCGAGGCCATGCTCCGACAGTGCCCGGGGGCGACGGCCGTGAGCGTCCCCGGCACCGGCCACGACGTACACCTGGAACGCCCCGACGTCCTGCGGCATCTGCTCCGGGAGTTCCTCGACGAGCTCGCCGCGCATCCCGCCCACGAGCGGCCCTGA
- a CDS encoding TetR/AcrR family transcriptional regulator produces the protein MDTTGQGRSARKHQAIMEAATAVFMEKGYAGTSMDDIARLAAVSKQTVYKHFSDKEKLFAAIVLATTDRLDTTIDLLADVPTDAADLEENLTRLARRFLTTLTHPQVIQLRRLIIANADVFPDLGTEWYEKGFERGLATLAATFRRLADEGLLRIDDALLAANHFSGLLLWIPVNKAMFTGSSQHTEADLDRYAAAGTRAFLAAYR, from the coding sequence ATGGACACCACCGGACAAGGCCGCTCGGCCCGCAAGCACCAGGCGATCATGGAGGCCGCGACCGCGGTGTTCATGGAGAAGGGGTACGCGGGCACGAGCATGGACGACATCGCGAGACTGGCCGCGGTGTCCAAGCAGACCGTCTACAAGCACTTCTCCGACAAGGAGAAGCTCTTCGCCGCCATCGTCCTGGCCACCACCGACCGGCTCGACACCACGATCGACCTGCTGGCCGACGTCCCGACCGACGCCGCCGACCTGGAGGAGAACCTGACCCGGCTCGCCCGCCGGTTCCTGACCACCCTCACCCACCCCCAGGTCATCCAGCTGCGACGCCTGATCATCGCCAACGCCGACGTCTTCCCCGACCTGGGCACCGAGTGGTACGAGAAGGGCTTCGAACGAGGACTCGCCACGCTGGCCGCGACCTTCCGGCGCCTGGCCGACGAGGGGCTCCTCCGCATCGACGACGCGCTCCTGGCCGCGAACCACTTCTCCGGGCTGCTGCTGTGGATCCCGGTGAACAAGGCCATGTTCACCGGCAGTTCCCAGCACACCGAGGCCGACCTGGACCGCTACGCCGCCGCCGGCACCCGCGCCTTCCTCGCCGCCTACCGCTGA
- a CDS encoding DUF998 domain-containing protein — MPQTLNPPAALDVSPARPASRRLPAAGIAAGPLFLVAGLAQGLTRDGFDFTRNALSQLSLGDLGWIQVTAFLLTGPLVIGGAIAIRQALRDAPGGTWAPRLLGAFGVSFLVAGVFRADPGAGFPAGAPEDRVTSLSAHGTVHMLAGTVGYLALCAAFLVLARHFATRRQRGWALAARLVPVGVLAGFAASAATVAAFTAGAGLGLLGLSAVTARLTFPARR; from the coding sequence ATGCCCCAGACGCTCAACCCCCCGGCCGCTCTCGACGTCTCCCCGGCCCGCCCGGCGTCACGGCGCCTGCCGGCCGCCGGCATCGCGGCAGGCCCGCTCTTCCTCGTGGCGGGCCTGGCCCAGGGCCTGACCCGGGACGGGTTCGACTTCACCCGCAACGCCCTCAGTCAGCTCAGCCTCGGCGACCTCGGATGGATCCAGGTCACCGCCTTCCTGCTCACCGGCCCGCTGGTCATCGGCGGTGCGATCGCGATACGCCAGGCACTGCGCGATGCGCCGGGCGGCACCTGGGCGCCCCGGTTGCTCGGCGCATTCGGCGTCTCGTTCCTCGTCGCCGGAGTCTTCCGCGCCGACCCGGGGGCCGGGTTCCCCGCCGGCGCCCCCGAGGACCGGGTCACCTCACTGAGCGCACACGGCACCGTCCACATGCTTGCCGGCACGGTCGGCTACCTCGCGCTGTGCGCCGCGTTCCTCGTGCTCGCCCGGCACTTCGCCACCCGCCGACAGCGCGGCTGGGCACTCGCCGCCCGCCTCGTGCCGGTCGGGGTCCTCGCCGGATTCGCCGCCTCCGCCGCCACCGTGGCGGCCTTCACCGCCGGAGCAGGACTCGGCCTGCTCGGACTCAGCGCCGTCACCGCCCGCCTGACCTTCCCGGCGCGGCGGTAA
- a CDS encoding MFS transporter, with protein MLSVLRNRTYRHLFTAQVVALLGTGLATVSLSLLAYDLAGGNASAVLGTALAIKMIAYVGIAPLVSAFADRVPRRALLVSMDLLRAGAALALPFVTQVWQVYVLIFLLQAASAAFTPTFQATVPEVLPEERDYTQALSLSRLAYDLESLFSPVLAAALLSLVSYQWLFTGTAAGFVASGVLVVSVLLPKPRPVERSGGVYAKAAFGTRLFLATPRLRALLALDLVVAAVGAMVLVDTVVLVRDTLGRSAGDVSLALGAYGAGSMLVALLLPRVLGRVGDRALMLPAAFAMTGVLGFFATGLAAGPGQGSWAWPALLVSWLLIGAATSAILTPGGRLVRRSAATPDLPAAFAAQFSLTHACWLVTYPLAGWLAARASPAVAAGVLTAIALAGTVVAVRLWPRTDPAEVPHSHPELPRDHPHLAGAGQNHTHDFHIDVLHRHWPAGAATTTRSAA; from the coding sequence ATGCTGTCCGTCCTGAGGAACCGCACCTACCGGCACCTCTTCACCGCGCAGGTCGTCGCCCTCCTCGGCACCGGCCTGGCGACCGTGTCGCTGAGCCTGCTCGCGTACGACCTCGCCGGTGGCAACGCGTCGGCGGTCCTCGGTACGGCTCTGGCGATCAAGATGATCGCCTACGTCGGCATCGCCCCGCTCGTCAGCGCCTTCGCCGACCGCGTACCCAGGCGGGCACTCCTGGTGTCCATGGACCTGCTCCGCGCCGGCGCCGCGCTGGCCCTGCCGTTCGTGACCCAGGTCTGGCAGGTGTACGTGCTGATCTTCCTGTTGCAGGCCGCCTCCGCCGCCTTCACCCCCACCTTCCAGGCGACCGTCCCCGAAGTGCTGCCCGAGGAACGCGACTACACCCAGGCGCTGTCCCTCTCCCGGCTCGCGTACGACCTGGAGAGCCTCTTCAGCCCGGTGCTCGCGGCAGCCCTCCTGTCCCTCGTCTCCTACCAGTGGCTCTTCACCGGCACCGCCGCAGGTTTCGTCGCCTCCGGCGTCCTGGTCGTCTCCGTCCTGCTGCCCAAGCCCCGGCCGGTCGAACGCTCCGGCGGCGTCTACGCCAAGGCCGCCTTCGGCACCCGGCTCTTCCTCGCCACCCCGCGGCTGCGCGCCCTGCTCGCCCTCGACCTGGTCGTGGCCGCCGTGGGGGCCATGGTCCTGGTCGACACGGTGGTCCTCGTCCGCGACACCCTGGGCCGCTCCGCCGGGGACGTGTCGCTCGCCCTCGGCGCGTACGGGGCGGGCTCCATGCTCGTGGCCCTCCTGTTGCCCCGCGTGCTCGGCCGCGTCGGGGACCGCGCCCTCATGCTGCCGGCCGCCTTCGCGATGACCGGCGTGCTCGGGTTCTTCGCGACCGGCCTGGCGGCCGGGCCCGGACAGGGCTCGTGGGCGTGGCCCGCGCTGCTGGTGTCCTGGCTCCTCATCGGGGCGGCGACCTCGGCGATCCTCACCCCCGGGGGCCGGCTGGTCCGGCGATCCGCGGCGACACCCGACCTGCCCGCCGCGTTCGCCGCCCAGTTCTCCCTGACCCACGCCTGCTGGCTCGTCACCTACCCGCTGGCCGGATGGCTCGCCGCGCGGGCGAGCCCGGCCGTGGCGGCCGGCGTGCTGACCGCGATCGCGCTCGCCGGCACCGTGGTCGCGGTGCGGCTGTGGCCCCGCACCGACCCGGCCGAAGTGCCCCACAGCCACCCCGAGCTGCCCCGGGACCATCCGCATCTCGCGGGCGCCGGCCAGAACCACACCCACGACTTCCACATCGACGTGCTGCACCGGCACTGGCCCGCGGGGGCGGCGACCACCACGCGGTCCGCCGCGTGA